Genomic segment of Acidobacteriota bacterium:
TCTTCTTTGTCAGCTTCCTCACGCTCAGATACTCGATGATCCTCTCTTTGACCTTCTCCAATCCATAATGGTCCTCATCAAGGATCTGTCTTGCCTTCTTGAGATCGATTCTGTCCTTCGTTTCTATGCCCCAAGGAAGCCCTGTCAGCCAGTCGAGGTAATTTCTCACCATGGCCGCTTCCGCAGAGTCAGGATGCATGCTCTCCAGCTTTTTCAACTGTTTTTCGACCTCGTCCATGACGTAGATGGATGGGTTCCTCGATTTCGCCTTCTCTCTCAGATTCTCAATCTCTTCAGCGAGTTCATTCCCCTCGCCGAGCTCGGTCTGGATTGCCTTCAATTGCTGCCTTAGATAGTACTCCTTCTTGGAACGGTCAATCTCATCCATGGTGTGAGAATCAATTTCTCTCTGCATGGTCAGAAGGTCGAGTTCCCTTTTGATGAAATCGTTGACCTTCCTCAATCGTGAAATAGGGTTTAAGATTTCGAGGATCTCCTGAGCCTCCTCGATCCTTAAATCCAAGTTGGAAGAAACGAGGTCGGCCAGCCTTCCTGGATCCTCGAGGTTGTTAGCGACTACCATTACTTCAGATGGGATGTTCTTTCCGAGCGATGCTGACCTCTCGAGGGCATGTTTGACATTCCTCATAAGGGCTTCTTTCTCCAGGGGTCTCTCCTCTGTGATACTTTCCTGGGGGATAGCGATCCTGGCCTTCAAGAAAGGGCCTCCTGTGATGAACTCTTCGACGAGAGCCCGTGCAACACCCTGCACAAGAACCCTGATTCTGTTATCCGGGAGCTTCAACATCCTCATGATGACGGCAACAGTCCCCACTTTGAAGAGGTCATCCAGATTAGGTTCATCATCTGATTTATCCTTCTGTGAGAGGAGGAGGATCATCCTGTTTTCAGAAAGGGAGTAGTCGATGGCTTTTATGGACATTTCCCTCGCAACAGAAAGAGGATGAATGATGAAGGGATAGACAACGACATCCCTTAGCGGAAGAATAGGCAGAATCTTCGGGATCTTGAGTTGCTCTTCCGTTTTTTCCTTTTTCTCCATCTGTCTCACCTCCTCCTATTCTTCTCTGATGGCAATTTCAACCTGTTCCCCTCTCTTGTTGGAGACCTTGGGAAACCGGATCTTCAAGAGTCCATCTTTAAGGACAGCATCCGCTTTATGAGTATTAACCGCTTCGTTGATGTTTATCACCCTGCGAAACTTTCCATAGCTGCGCTCGAGTTGTCTGAACTTCTTCTTGCCTCCACCATCCGGGGATTTCTTCTTCTCTCCTTCGATGATGATATTGCTGCCGTTGATGAAGAGTTTCAGATCCTTCAGCACAACGCCGGGCACTTCCACTTTCACCATCATGTGCTC
This window contains:
- a CDS encoding Hsp20/alpha crystallin family protein, with product MVKGYGPILEIARIQNEINRLFENLFDLKSGRGMADVAWLPSTDVCECDEHMMVKVEVPGVVLKDLKLFINGSNIIIEGEKKKSPDGGGKKKFRQLERSYGKFRRVININEAVNTHKADAVLKDGLLKIRFPKVSNKRGEQVEIAIREE